Proteins from a single region of Dyadobacter fanqingshengii:
- a CDS encoding YebC/PmpR family DNA-binding transcriptional regulator, which produces MGRAYEYRKARMFKRWDKMAKTFTRIGKDIVLAVKSGTADPNTNARLRVLLQNARAANMPKDTVERAIKRATSKDQEDYKEMVYEGYGPHGVAILVESTTDNPTRTVANVRSYFNKLGGSLGTMGMLDFIFDRKCIFKIKNTGSKDLEEFEFELIDVGGEEVFLDEETNQINIYGEFTAFGALQHYLEENGYEIVEADFERIPNDTKTLSDEEVAEVEKLIEKIEDDDDVQRVYHNMG; this is translated from the coding sequence TTGGGACAAAATGGCCAAAACCTTTACAAGGATTGGAAAAGACATTGTCCTTGCCGTAAAAAGCGGAACCGCTGATCCTAATACAAACGCAAGGCTTAGGGTTCTTTTGCAAAACGCCAGAGCCGCCAACATGCCGAAAGACACGGTTGAAAGGGCTATAAAGCGTGCGACGTCCAAAGACCAGGAGGATTACAAAGAAATGGTCTACGAGGGTTACGGCCCGCACGGCGTCGCAATTCTTGTGGAAAGCACTACTGATAACCCCACGCGGACCGTTGCCAATGTGCGCAGCTATTTCAATAAGCTCGGCGGAAGTCTGGGCACAATGGGCATGCTCGATTTTATTTTTGACCGGAAGTGTATTTTCAAAATCAAGAATACGGGCTCGAAGGATCTGGAAGAATTTGAGTTTGAACTGATCGACGTGGGCGGTGAAGAAGTGTTCCTGGACGAAGAAACCAACCAGATCAACATTTATGGAGAATTCACCGCATTCGGCGCTTTACAGCATTACCTGGAAGAAAACGGTTATGAGATCGTAGAAGCGGATTTTGAACGCATTCCCAATGACACCAAAACACTCAGCGATGAAGAGGTTGCCGAAGTGGAAAAGTTGATTGAAAAGATCGAGGACGATGACGACGTGCAGCGCGTTTATCACAATATGGGTTAA